The genomic region GATGCGGTGTTGGCATGTCAAAACAAANACGTCTTGCGGGATAGGCTTTCAGCTAATGGGCTACTCCAGCCCTCATTTACCTTAATTGAATTTGAGAAAGTGCGGCAGGGGTGGGTGCCTGAGAGATTTCCCTGTGTGATTAAGCCAACAAGTCTATCCGGTAGTTGTGGCGTAATAAGGGTAGATGAAAAACCGGAATTTCTATCTGCATTCAATAGAGTAAAGAAAATTGCTCTTCAACATGCGGTTGTCACCCCTCCAGGCCTACTGGTGGAGGAGTATTTGCCCGGGCGGGAAATTGCTGTTGATGCGCTCATTCACGATGGTGATATCCATGTGCTTGCAGCATTTTCGAAACCGGATCCCCTGATTGGGCCATATTTTCCTGAGTCCATTTACCTGACCATCCCGCTAAGTTCTGAACCTGAATTAGCGGATGTAAAGTTCATTCTTGCTAAGGGGGTAAGGGCTCTGGGGTTACGGAAAGGTCCTGTGCATGCTGAATTTAGAATTAACAGTGACGGTATTTACATATTAGAGATTGCGGCGAGATCAATTGGAGGTCAGTGCGGGAGTTGTCTAAGTTTTGATAATGGCAAGAAACTTGAGCAAGTCATTGTAGAGTACTATCTAGGTGAGAACGTGCCTCCTTATCGTCTGGATGAAAGATCTTTCGGGATAATGATGCTTCAAGCGGAAAACAGTGGGGTTTTAAGAAGTNTACAGGGTTTGCAAAGAGCCCGGAAGCAATCAAATATNGATGCNATTAATATTACTATACCTATAGGGCAGCATGTTGAGGCATTGCCCGAGGGCCGACGGTATCTAGGCTTTATTTTTGCGTCTTCTTCGAATATTTGGGAAACGGAGGACTCTTTACGAAGAGCCCGCGCGGCATTAGAGATAACAATTTCTTGAATTATAAGAGTAAAATTTTTTCGGATTATATCATTAGGCAACTGAAAATCTTGACAAACCGGCAATTCAGCCATATCTAAAATCAAACAAGACTATATCAGTCTGATTTTGGTGGCTGATCATTGACATTGATAGGTGAGTTGCAATGGTTCGATTAAGCCGTTTGGCGGATTACGGAGTGTTATTGATGAGCCACATTGCGCGGCGACCGGATAACGTGTTCACCGCGCTTGCTTTGTCGGACATCACACACCTGCCAATGCCCACTGTTGGTAAGCTGCTGGCAAAATTGGCTCGGGCAAAATTGCTTCGGTCGATAAGGGGTCGAGATGGGGGNTACATATTGGCCCTTGAGCCAGGAGGGATAACGATTGAAGAAATAATTACCGCAGTAGATGGCCCTATTGCCCTGACCGTGTGTTTGGATAGTGGCGGGGGCGCCTGTGATCTTGAGGGCGTTTGTCTCTCCCAGCCAAATTGGCGGCGGATAAATGATGCTCTTCGGCAAGCCCTCTCGGATGTAACATTGTTAGATATATCAACGTCGTCTCCATTGCCCTTGAGTAGCGAAAATATAAAGGGTGATATAGGGCAGGTGAGCANCCACTAATATATTTTCCACCGGCAGAATTTGAGAAGGGAAGGATGTCTGCAACTGTAGAAACAATTAAGAGTGTCGAAGAGGCGACAGGGGGTGACTATAAGTACGGGTTCGTCACTGATATAGATTCCGAGTTTGCTCCTAAGGGGTTGAACGAGGATATCGTCCGCTTCATTTCGCAAAAAAAGGACGAGCCAAAGTGGTTGCTAGATTGGCGGCTTAAGGCATTCCGTCTTTGGGAATCTTCCGTAGAAAAAGAACCAACATGGGCTAATCTTAAGCAAACTCCGATGGATTTTCAGGATGCTTATTATTATGCAGCGCCCAAAAAGGGGGAAGCTCCAAAAAGCCTTGATGAGGTAGATCCGGATTTATTGGAAACTTATGAAAAACTTGGAATTCCTATAAGGGAACAGGAAGCCTTGGCGGGTGTAGCGGTCGACGCAGTATTTGACAGCGTTTCTGTTGCAACCACATTTAAGGGAAAACTTGCNGAACTCGGCATTATATTTTGTCCGATATCGGAAGCTGTGAGAGACCATCCGGAATTAATAAAAAAGTATCTTGGAAGTGTGGTTCCTGCCTCTGATAATTTTTATGCAACCTTAAATTCAGCTGTGTTTAGTGATGGTTCATTTGTGTATATCCCTAAGGGTGTACGTTGTCCTATGGAGCTTTCCACATATTTTCGCATAAATGCGGCCGAGACAGGACAGTTCGAAAGGACGCTCATTGTAGCAGATTCCGATTCCCAAGTGAGTTATCTTGAGGGTTGTACCGCACCGATGAGAAGTGAGCATCAACTTCACGCAGCGGTTGTTGAACTGGTAGCACTAGAGAATGCTGATATAAAATACTCTACGGTCCAAAATTGGTATCCTGGTGATAAGGCCGGAAATGGCGGTATATACAATTTTGTTACTAAACGTGGCGCATGTCGCGGGGATAATTCAAAGATTTCCTGGACCCAGGTAGAAACGGGCTCTGCAATCACATGGAAATACCCAAGTGTTATTTTGCAAGGTGATAATTCAATTGGAGAATTTTTCTCTGTAGCGATTACAAATAATTATCAGCAGGCGGATACCGGTACGAAAATGCTTCACATAGGGAGAAATACGTCCAGCACTATTATTTCGAAGGGAATTTCAGCGGGGCATGGACAGCAGACCTACAGGGGGCTAGTTCGAGTGCAGGGCGCAGCGGATAAGGCGCNCAATTTCACGCAGTGTGACTCACTTTTGATAGGGGATAAATGTGGGGGGCACACGGTTCCCTACATTGAGGCAGGTAATAAGACGGCGAAAGTGGAACACGAGGCGACAACCTCCAAAATCGGTGATGACCAATTGTTTTATTGTAGACAGAGAGGTCTTTCTGATGAGGAAGCGGTTTCTTTGATAGTTAATGGCTTTTGTAAAGAGGTGCTTCAGAAGTTGCCTATGGAATTTGCGGTAGAGGCGCAGAAGTTGCTGGGAATTAGTCTAGAAGGTGCCGTGGGATAACAAGTGCGGTTAGGGGTGAATATGCTTGAAATTACGGATCTGCATGCTGCGGTTGATGGTAAACAGGTGCTTCGAGGGGTGGATCTAAAAATTGGTCCTGGGGAGTTACATGCTGTCATGGGNCCGAATGGGTCTGGGAAAAGCACATTGGCATATGTTTTATCAGGGCGCGATGGCTATGATATTGAGCGTGGTGAAATAATTTACGATGGCAAATCTCTTCTAGAGTTGGCACCGGAGAAGAGAGCTGAGCAGGGCATNTTCCTTGCCTTTCAATATCCGGTGGAAATCCCAGGTGTTTCTA from Rhodospirillaceae bacterium harbors:
- a CDS encoding Fe-S cluster assembly protein SufB — protein: MSATVETIKSVEEATGGDYKYGFVTDIDSEFAPKGLNEDIVRFISQKKDEPKWLLDWRLKAFRLWESSVEKEPTWANLKQTPMDFQDAYYYAAPKKGEAPKSLDEVDPDLLETYEKLGIPIREQEALAGVAVDAVFDSVSVATTFKGKLAELGIIFCPISEAVRDHPELIKKYLGSVVPASDNFYATLNSAVFSDGSFVYIPKGVRCPMELSTYFRINAAETGQFERTLIVADSDSQVSYLEGCTAPMRSEHQLHAAVVELVALENADIKYSTVQNWYPGDKAGNGGIYNFVTKRGACRGDNSKISWTQVETGSAITWKYPSVILQGDNSIGEFFSVAITNNYQQADTGTKMLHIGRNTSSTIISKGISAGHGQQTYRGLVRVQGAADKAXNFTQCDSLLIGDKCGGHTVPYIEAGNKTAKVEHEATTSKIGDDQLFYCRQRGLSDEEAVSLIVNGFCKEVLQKLPMEFAVEAQKLLGISLEGAVG
- a CDS encoding SUF system Fe-S cluster assembly regulator — protein: MVRLSRLADYGVLLMSHIARRPDNVFTALALSDITHLPMPTVGKLLAKLARAKLLRSIRGRDGGYILALEPGGITIEEIITAVDGPIALTVCLDSGGGACDLEGVCLSQPNWRRINDALRQALSDVTLLDISTSSPLPLSSENIKGDIGQVSXH